DNA sequence from the Candidatus Eisenbacteria bacterium genome:
CTGCAGGTTCTCGTCCGTGATCCCCAACCGCTTCTCGCGGAGGGTCGAGTCGAGCATCGCGCGGTAGGCGGCCAGGGCCTCATCGATCGGAATCGAGGCGAGGGAGATTCCCAGGTTGCCGGCGAGCTCCCGCGCCCCCGCGAGCGAGGTGGAAGATGTGTAAGGCCCCGGCATCGTCAGGCCATGCACGGAGGCCGCGCCCAGCGCGTCGCACGCGATGACCGCAGTCAAGGCCGAGTCGATGCCGCCGCTCAGGCCGATCACGACATCGGTGAACCCGTTCTTGCGGACATAGTCCCGCGTGCCGAGGCAGAGGGCTCCGTAGATCTCCGCTTCCTGGGTCTCTATTCGATGTTGCGGAGGGCGCCGGGGGAGCGGCGGAGGGGGATTCGTATCCTGCGGGCCGAGGTCGATCTCCTCCAGACGAAGCTCGTCCTCTATCTCCTCGATTCCTTCATGACGAGGCTGCACGAATCCGTCGGGCGGGGGAGCGGGTGCTTGCGAGGGATCGGCGGCCGGGGATCGCGGACGGTCGACATCGAGGATGAGCAGATCGGTCTCGAATCTCAGGCCTCGCGCGAGCAGCTCGCCGTCGGGCGCGAAGACGAGGCTCTCGCCGTCGAAGACCAGCTCGTCCTGTCCGCCGACCAGGTTCAGATAGACGAGGCAGACGCCGTGCTGCCATGCCCGATAGCGGATCAGCTCCTCTCGTTCGCGTCCCTTCCCCGCATGGAAGGGGGAGGAGGAGATGTTCAGCATCACGTCCGCGCCGGCGGCCGCCTGCACGGCGGGGACTCCGCAGGGGGCCCAGATGTCCTCGCAGATATTGACGGCGATTCTCCATCGACCCAGCCGGTAGACCGTGCAGAGCCGGCCGGCGCGGAAGTGCCGCTTCTCGTCGAAAACGCCGTAGTTCGGCAACGTGCACTTCCTGTAAGCGTGGGCCGCTCGGCCGCCCTGCAAGAGAACCGCCGCGTTGTAGAGGCCGTCGTCGCCCCGGATCGGCGCTCCGAGCAGGATCCGATCGCCGGGGTGATCGGCGGCGATCCGTCCCAGCGTCTCTTCCACATCGCGAATGAAGGGGGGGTGATGCAGGAGGTCCTCCGGGGGATATCCGCTCAGGGCGAGCTCGGGGAAGGCGATGAGATCGGGCCGGAAGGGGCGGGCCTCGGCGAGCGATGCCTCGATCATGCGGCGGTTGCCATCCAGGTCGCCGACCGTCGGGTTGATTTGAGCCAGAGCGATCCGCAGGGCCATCAGCCACCTCGAGGCGGATCGTAGGGAGGGCGCGGCAAGCGGTCAAGGAGGGCGGGGGGTCAGGGAATCGTCAAGATCGCCTGCCGGTTGGCCGATCAGGACCCTACTGGAGAGCTTGAGGCAAGGTGCACTCACACAGCGGACCATCGTGGGGACGGGCGGGCACAAGCATCGCGCGAGCGGCGATTCTTCTGCTCTTTCTTGCATGCGCGCGGGAGGAGAAGCGACCGGCTCCGGTCGAGCCGCCTCCCCGGCAGGGGGGGGAGCTCCGGGTCCTCTCGGAGGTCGCCCAGGATCTCGATCCGGTTCGTTCGGACGAGGTGTACGAGGCGGTCGTGGTTCGGCAGATCTACGAGGGGCTGCTCACTCTCGATGCCGGTCTTCAGTTGCGCCCCGCCCTGGCGACAAGCTGGACGATCAGTCCTGACGGCCGAACCTACTCCTTTTCTCTTCGCCCTGGCGTCCGGTTCCACGACGGGTCGATCCTCGACGCGGCCTCGGTCGCATCTTCCCTCGAGCGATGCATCGCTGCCCACCGGGAGGAGCCTTCTTTCGCTTCGATGTGCCTCTGCTCGATCAAGGGAGCGGAGGGTCGCGCCGCCGGACGCTCCTCGCCGGTGGAAGGGCTGAGGGCGCTGAACGAGCGAACGCTCGAGATCGAGCTCTCGGAGCCGCTCTCTCTCTTCCTGAAGGTCCTCGCCATGGAACAGACTGCGGTCACGGGTCCCGGAGGGATCGGCCGCGGCGGGAAGGCGAGTCTCGAGGAGCAGCCGATCGGCACCGGCCCGTTCCGCTTCGTCCGCAGGAGGGATGACGGGGGCATCGTGCTCGGGCGCTTCGACGACTACTGGGGCGAGAGGGCCAACCTTGACAGTCTGGTCTTCCTGCCGTCCCGCTCCGTCGCGGCGGGAGATGAGGCGGAGGCCTCTCCCCCGATCGAGATCGGGGCGCTTGTAAGGGGAGACGCGGACTACGTCGAGCTCCCTTCGGGCACGAGCGCGCTGGCGCGAAGCCTCGGGTTCGTGGTCCATCGCACGCCTGAGCTCTCCGTCAGTTTCATGGGGCTTCGCTGCGACCGCCCGCCCCTCGACGACCCCGCGGTCCGCAGGGCCGCCCTTCTTGCGATCCATCGAGAGAAGCTGGTGGCCGTCGATCCGGAGGGGA
Encoded proteins:
- a CDS encoding NAD+ synthase; amino-acid sequence: MMALRIALAQINPTVGDLDGNRRMIEASLAEARPFRPDLIAFPELALSGYPPEDLLHHPPFIRDVEETLGRIAADHPGDRILLGAPIRGDDGLYNAAVLLQGGRAAHAYRKCTLPNYGVFDEKRHFRAGRLCTVYRLGRWRIAVNICEDIWAPCGVPAVQAAAGADVMLNISSSPFHAGKGREREELIRYRAWQHGVCLVYLNLVGGQDELVFDGESLVFAPDGELLARGLRFETDLLILDVDRPRSPAADPSQAPAPPPDGFVQPRHEGIEEIEDELRLEEIDLGPQDTNPPPPLPRRPPQHRIETQEAEIYGALCLGTRDYVRKNGFTDVVIGLSGGIDSALTAVIACDALGAASVHGLTMPGPYTSSTSLAGARELAGNLGISLASIPIDEALAAYRAMLDSTLREKRLGITDENLQARIRGNLLMAHSNALGWLVLTTGNKSEFAVGYCTLYGDMAGGFAVIKDVPKGLVYRLARWRNGRDGGAGPIPGDTLERPPSAELRPDQEDSDTLPPYPVLDRILEARIEREEPIERLVGAGCDPALIRKIYGWIDGNEYKRRQAPPGIKITPRAFGRDRRYPITNRYRGS
- a CDS encoding ABC transporter substrate-binding protein is translated as MHSHSGPSWGRAGTSIARAAILLLFLACAREEKRPAPVEPPPRQGGELRVLSEVAQDLDPVRSDEVYEAVVVRQIYEGLLTLDAGLQLRPALATSWTISPDGRTYSFSLRPGVRFHDGSILDAASVASSLERCIAAHREEPSFASMCLCSIKGAEGRAAGRSSPVEGLRALNERTLEIELSEPLSLFLKVLAMEQTAVTGPGGIGRGGKASLEEQPIGTGPFRFVRRRDDGGIVLGRFDDYWGERANLDSLVFLPSRSVAAGDEAEASPPIEIGALVRGDADYVELPSGTSALARSLGFVVHRTPELSVSFMGLRCDRPPLDDPAVRRAALLAIHREKLVAVDPEGMVPVNGFLPPGMPGRTPGNTMPDPDTEAARALLRDAGYPDGRGLPPLKVAVSEGSSPRLYEPILADLEAGGFTVKTLALSWRQLDSLASAGAVHAFMMSWVADLPDPDAFLYPLFHSTGQSNLFAYRSERVDSLLEEGRRLPLGPARNQVYARLSEILAADAPMIPLYHNSLAHAWRSAVRGIDVGPGGVSLICFREVHLDDGGSDAAHAGTR